The proteins below are encoded in one region of Oryzias melastigma strain HK-1 linkage group LG7, ASM292280v2, whole genome shotgun sequence:
- the LOC112158688 gene encoding monocarboxylate transporter 2: MPPAAATNLAHKPPDGGWGWAVVVAAFISIGFSYAFPKSLTIYFKEIQEYFSVSYSEIAWLSSVMLASMYAGGPVSSILVNRYGSRPVVMLGGLMVSAAMVLSSFGTTIIHLYLCVGVIGGFGLAFNLQPALTIIGTYFQAKRPLANGLAMTGSPVFLSILAPLNQFLFDSYGWRGSFLILGSVVFNCCVAGALMRPVSNQKPKGCLPPSNEAVDQGAVADAGPQTADSDPEEGQHEGKGQTQNSKLVDLTLFKHRGFLIYLVGNVVMFFGFFAPVVFLAPYAKHQGIDEYSAAFLLTIFALVDMFIRPFTGFLGNTRRIRPKIQYFFSFAVSYNGICHLLFPLASGYQGLVVYAVFFGVGFGMVSALLFEVLMDLVGAPRFSSAVGLVTIIECGPVLLGPPISGALVDTFGEYKYLYSTCGVLMLTPGIFFFVMHYFNYKKLEDEQKQKAAGEMRRPEETVELKSNNEANK; the protein is encoded by the exons ATGCCCCCTGCTGCAGCAACTAATCTAGCCCACAAGCCACCAGACGGCGGCTGGGGCTGGGCTGTCGTCGTCGCTGCTTTCATCTCCATAGGATTCTCTTATGCGTTTCCCAAGTCCCTCACCATCTATTTCAAGGAGATTCAGGAATATTTCTCCGTTTCCTACAGCGAGATTGCTTGGCTGTCCTCAGTCATGCTGGCGTCTATGTATGCAGGAG GTCCTGTCAGCAGCATACTTGTAAACCGCTATGGCAGCAGACCAGTGGTGATGCTTGGTGGGCTCATGGTGAGTGCTGCCATGGTGCTTTCTTCTTTTGGCACCACTATCATTCATCTGTACCTCTGTGTGGGAGTAATTGGAG GTTTTGGTCTTGCCTTCAACCTTCAGCCAGCGCTGACGATCATCGGCACTTACTTCCAGGCCAAACGGCCTCTGGCTAATGGTCTCGCCATGACAGGAAGCCCAGTTTTTCTTTCCATCCTGGCTCCTCTCAACCAGTTCCTGTTTGATTCTTATGGCTGGAGGGGGAGTTTCCTCATTCTGGGATCTGTTGTGTTCAACTGCTGTGTAGCTGGAGCTCTGATGAGGCCTGTCAGCAACCAGAAGCCTAAAGGCTGTTTACCACCGAGCAATGAAGCAGTGGATCAAGGCGCCGTTGCAGACGCCGGCCCGCAGACAGCCGACTCCGACCCTGAAGAAGGTCAACATGAAGGGAAAGGTCAGACACAGAATTCCAAACTGGTAGACCTCACTCTTTTCAAGCACagaggatttttgatttatCTCGTCGGCAACGTGGTCATGTTCTTTGGCTTTTTTGCACCTGTGGTTTTTCTGGCTCCGTACGCCAAACACCAAGGGATCGATGAATATTCTGCAGCCTTCTTACTCACCATCTTCGCTCTGGTAGACATGTTCATCAGACCATTCACTGGTTTCCTCGGCAATACTAGGAGGATCCgaccaaaaatacaatattttttcagttttgctgtTTCCTACAACGGTATTTGCCACCTGCTGTTCCCACTGGCGTCTGGATACCAGGGGCTGGTTGTGTATGCGGTTTTCTTTGGCGTGGGATTTGGGATGGTCTCAGCACTGCTGTTTGAAGTTCTGATGGACTTAGTCGGAGCGCCTCGCTTCTCCAGTGCAGTCGGTCTGGTCACCATCATTGAGTGTGGACCAGTGCTTCTTGGGCCCCCGATCTCAG GAGCTCTGGTTGATACTTTTGGCGAGTACAAATACTTGTACTCTACATGTGGTGTGTTGATGCTCACACctggcatttttttcttcgtCATGCATTACTTCAACTATAAGAAACTGGAAGACGAGCAAAAGCAGAAGGCTGCAGGGGAGATGAGAAGACCTGAAGAGACTGTGGAGCTTAAATCCAACAATGAAGCGAATAAATGA
- the LOC112159333 gene encoding uncharacterized protein At5g50100, chloroplastic — protein MFCKFSASLASGFVKFPTSRASLRTVGASVCRHQSFSSESAGVRVLYDGLCPICVTEIRFLQFLNRNQPEKVDFIDIAKPDYDAAKYKNVSYEMAMEEMHVIDEKDEVHSGVPAFAVMYSAVGLNRLARLMMWSPVRPFMDKSYAVFARNRLKWTGRGDECTTGRCEKKTN, from the exons ATGTTTTGTAAATTTAGTGCCAGTTTGGCTTCAGGCTTCGTTAAGTTTCCAACTTCAAGGGCATCTTTGAGAACAGTAGGagcttctgtctgcagacaTCAGAGCTTCAGCAGCGAGTCTGCAGGTGTCAGG GTGTTGTATGATGGACTCTGTCCGATATGTGTGACAGAGATCCGCTTCCTTCAGTTTCTGAATAGAAACCAGCCTGAGAAAGTAGATTTTATCGACATTGCCAAGCCTGATTATGACGCAGCAAAATATAAGAATGTTTCCTACGAGATGGCTATGGAGGAAATGCACGTGATCGATGAGAAAGATGAG GTTCACAGTGGGGTTCCAGCATTCGCAGTCATGTACAGCGCGGTGGGCCTGAACCGGCTGGCTCGCCTCATGATGTGGTCACCCGTGAGGCCGTTTATGGACAAGTCATATGCAGTCTTTGCCAGGAATCGGCTCAAATGGACGGGGCGTGGGGATGAATGCACCACGGGGCGCTGTGAAAAGAAAACCAACTGA